Proteins encoded within one genomic window of Triticum aestivum cultivar Chinese Spring chromosome 2D, IWGSC CS RefSeq v2.1, whole genome shotgun sequence:
- the LOC123053388 gene encoding two-component response regulator ORR1, whose protein sequence is MEGGGAEGVTRVLVVDDSPVDRKVVELVLGSNTFAGSFHVIAVDSAKKAMEFLGLKDGKEQAVDMVLTDYCMPEMTGYDLLKAIKAMSPLKPIPVIVMSSENEPQRISRCLKAGAEDYIVKPLQSKDVPRLRSCSNAKPKDPPCSTVSKSADHIAAVDGKSSLRRRAHLTDIAMVLHSSSAGLSHYFPFLFKFILLVYAILCVGELLHRWSNGCFLSYLR, encoded by the exons atggaAGGAGGAGGCGCGGAGGGCGTGACGAGGGTGCTGGTGGTGGACGACTCCCCGGTCGACAGGAAGGTGGTGGAGCTGGTGCTCGGCAGCAACACCTTCGCCGGCTCCTTCCACG TCATCGCCGTGGACAGCGCCAAGAAGGCCATGGAGTTCCTGGGGCTCAAGGACGGCAAG GAGCAGGCCGTCGACATGGTGCTCACTGACTACTGCATGCCTGAGATGACTGGCTACGACCTCCTCAAGGCCATCAAG GCCATGAGTCCTCTCAAGCCCATCCCGGTGATCGTCATGTCGTCGGAGAACGAACCCCAGAGGATCAGCAG ATGCCTCAAGGCTGGTGCTGAAGATTACATCGTGAAGCCTCTTCAGAGCAAGGATGTGCCGCGCCTGAGGAGCTGCTCGAACGCGAAGCCGAAGGACCCTCCATGCAGCACTGTGAGCAAGAGTGCGGACCACATAGCTGCTGTCGACGGCAAGTCGTCGCTCCGACGGCGAGCACACCTCACCGATATTGCCATG GTTCTCCACTCGTCGAGCGCCGGGCTCTCGCACTACTTCCCGTTCCTCTTCAAGTTCATCCTGCTGGTCTACGCCATCCTGTGCGTCGGCGAGCTCCTGCACAGATGGTCCAACGGCTGCTTCCTCTCCTACCTGAGGTGA